One window of the Hemitrygon akajei unplaced genomic scaffold, sHemAka1.3 Scf000073, whole genome shotgun sequence genome contains the following:
- the LOC140722262 gene encoding uncharacterized protein, producing MAHQRVLIGERPFTCSECGKGFTCSSNLKVHQRVHTGERPFTCSDCGKGFSKSSHLLRHHSVHTGERPFTCSKCGMGFTQSSELKVHQRVHTGERPFTCTDCGKGFTQSSTLKVHQRVHTGERPFTCSDCGKGFTCSSKLKVHQRVHTGERPFICSDCGKGFIKSFHLLRHQLVHTGERPFTCSDCGKGFTCSSKLKVHQRVHTGERPFVCSDCGKGFTKSSYLLRHQSVHTGERPFTCSDCGKGFTCSSRLKVHQRVHTGERPFTCSDCGKGFTCSSELKVHQRVHTGERPFTCSNCGMGFTQSSELKVHQRVHTGERPFTCSDCGKGFTCSSKLKIHRRVHTGERPFTCSDCGKGFTQSSELKVHQRVHTGERPFTCSDCGKRFTKSSHLLRHQSVHTGERPFTCSDCGKGFTCLSELKLHQHVHTGERPFTCSNCGKRYTQSSELKVHQRIHTGERPFTCPDCGKGFTQSSKLKVHRRVHTGERPFTCSNCGKGFTQSSQLKVHQKFHTGVRPFTAQTAGSDLLRHPP from the coding sequence atggctcaccagcgagttctcATTGGGGaacggccattcacctgctcagaatgtgggaagggattcacctgctcatctaacctgaaggtccatcagcgagttcacactggagagaggccgttcacctgctcagactgtgggaagggattctctaaatcatctcacctactgagacaccactcagttcacactggagagagaccgTTTACCTGCTCAAAATGTGGgatgggatttactcagtcatctgaactgaaggtacaccagcgagttcacactggagagaggccattcacctgcacagactgtggaaagggattcactcagtcatccacactgaaggtacatcagcgagttcacactggagagaggccattcacctgctcagactgtgggaagggattcacttgctcatctaaactgaaagtgcaccagcgagttcacactggagagaggccgttcatctgctcagactgtgggaagggattcatcaaATCAtttcacctactgagacaccagttagttcacactggcgagcggccgttcacctgctcagactgtgggaagggattcacttgctcatctaaactgaaagtgcaccagcgagttcacactggagagaggccgttcgtctgctcagattgtgggaagggattcaccaaATCATCttacctactgagacaccagtcagttcacactggggagaggccattcacctgctcagactgtgggaagggattcacttgctcttctagactgaaggtacaccagcgagttcacactggggagaggccgttcacctgctcagactgtgggaagggattcacttgctcatctgaactgaaagttcatcagcgagttcacactggagaaaggccgttcacctgctcaaactgcgggatgggattcactcagtcatcagaactgaaggtacaccagcgagttcatactggggagaggccgttcacctgctcagactgtgggaagggattcacttgctcatccaaaTTGAAGATACAtaggcgagttcacactggggagcggccgttcacctgctcagactgtgggaagggattcactcagtcatctgaactgaaggtacatcagcgagttcacactggagagaggccgttcacctgctcggactgtgggaagcgtttcactaaatcatctcacctactgagacaccagtcagttcacactggcgagcggccattcacctgctcagactgtgggaagggattcacttgcttatccgaactgaagctacatcagcatgttcacactggagaaaggccgttcacatgctcaaactgtgggaagcGATACACTCAGTCATCCGaactgaaggtacaccagcgaattcacactggggagaggccgttcacctgcccagactgtgggaagggattcactcagtcatccaaactgaaggtacatagacgagttcacactggggagcggccgttcacctgctcaaactgcgggaagggattcactcagtcatcccaactgaaggtacatcagaaaTTTCACACTGGAGTGAGGCCATTcactgctcagactgcgggaagtGATTTACTCAGACATCcaccctaa